The DNA window caaaatttgctAATTTCACGTGTCAAGCAATTGTATCCTAACTAATTTATAATGAGATCAAACACTTATATTCTTAGTTAATGTTTACTTCTACCGAAAATAAAGAACAACCCTAACTAACCGAAAATAAAGAACAACCTTAACTAAAATATAATGTCATTAGCACGGTTAATCtctatttttatattgaaatcggttttttattacaattaaattacttgtatttgattattattattttataatttttttaataaattatacccttaatgaaatctattattgtaattttgcctgtcctcccccccttcccacatatctTATAGATAGATAATATAGATAGAGTGTTCCTATTGTTCTAATAAAAGAAATGAATATTTCTCGAGTGTTTTCTAATTGTGGAAACATTCAACTACTTTTCAAATTTCGTTACTACTACTATTGCTAAAACAAGAAGCTTAATTTCACTCACGTCCttactttcaattttatttacaataaaaCACCTTCAGAATTACAATGTTTCCTATCTGGCCTCCACCACCAACAAAACAGTCATCTAACTAAGCCCCGCCTAATATTCCGAAGGCCGCATTCTCGAAAAAGAACTTACTAGTTAGGCGGTAAAAGATATTTAATCCTATTTTATTTCCAAAAAGGGCTTCATCTTTAACAAATTTATCCATTTAAACCCCTTCTCTAAATTTCCCATGTATTTCTGTCTCATTACAGTGTCTCATAATTAACCAAACCACGTGTTTCTTATTACACTCTAACTCAAAACCTAAATATCTAAGCAAAACACTCTCAAACTTTGTCGTTTCAAATCTTCATTTGATCTAGGACTGGGTTTCGATGGAAAACCTTAAATCAGAGAGGAAACAAACCGTTCCATGCGATTATTGTAGTGAACGAGTTGCAGTTATTTATTGCAGAGCTGACTCAGCAAAGCTCTGTTTGTTCTGTGACCAGCTTGTTCACTCAGCTAACTCGTTGTCGAAAAAACACGTAAGGTCACAGATCTGCGATAACTGTGGTAATGAACCAGTTACAGTACGCTGTTCAACTGATAATTTGGTGTTATGTAAAGAGTGTGATTGGGATGCTCATGGTAGTTGTTCTGTTTCTGCTGCACATGATAGAATCCCAATCGAAGGCTTATCTGGCTGTCCTTCAGCTTTAGAGTTGGCTGATATTTGGGGATTTGATCTGCAAGATAAGAAATTTGATGAATCAGAGTCGTTATGTGATGACTTGGTTATGCAAACTGAGCCTTGGGTGTTTGATAAACCcgacggcggcggcggcggcggcggcggcggcggaggTGGAGTTAGTTATTTTCATGATTTAATTGTGCCTAATGGTAAAGGTACGATCTTTGGGAATATGAGTTATTCGGATGTGATGATGGCGTCAAAACGACAGCAGAATCCGAGCTGTGGGAGGTTTACGCAAGTGATTTTTAAGCAGTTGATGGAGTTGTTTAGAAGAAATTCAGCGAGTGGTGATAGTGGTGGAGAGGATTTGGTTTCCGGGACGACGATCGGGCAGGGGATTAATGATGATGGTAACAATGTGGAGGGTAAGGGAGGTGATTTTGTGAATGGCAttgatggtggtggtggtgtgATTACCGAGCAAGAATATTTGCAGGAAGAAGCAGGATTTACTTCATTGCTGATGATGCCATCTCACATGGATCTGAAATCGTGTGGCGATGGTGTGGTTAGTAATGAGGGTCATGTGATGTGTGAATGTACTGCTAATGCTCATGGTACTCAGGTATCTTGATTTACTTGATTATAcagttttaattagtttatttaggTGTTCTTAAGCTATATTGCATGGAAAGTTATCGAGTTTTATATTTCGGCATTTCATTTCCTTTTTCGGAAAAATTTCCAAAACTCGGGAACTTTATATTATGACCTATTCGTTAAGTCTGTCTGGTTTAGGGAAAATTATATAACACAACCGTTATGTCATGTTATTCGTGCTATAAACCATtagtgcgttagccatgtggaaaatcgaattataaaaaaaagtaataataaagaTTCCCTATCACATATGCTCATTGGcctgttgtaaaaatgacgtggcttAACGGTTGTATGGGATGAATACTCTTCGTTTAGTTATTTGATAAGCAATGCTTTGAATGACGGAACGTACATCTAAAAAGCAAAGGAAAAATTGTGGGGAAGTTCCCGCCGGAAATTTGTCCTCGAGAAAAGGAAATGCTGAATGAAGGAATTGTAATCTATAAGTGCTTTTTCAGCATTTCCCATTTTTTTCGTTCACATAGCTCTCAAGTAGAGTTTTAACCAAAATAAGCTGACTATGACATGGATTTACTTGTTATGGTTCAATCCTCTTGTGCCTCTGATTTGAGCATAGTTTTGGATTTGAAAAATACAACTATGAAGATTGAACTTTCTGTTTTGGGAAGATTTGTTATAGAAGCTAAGGGTCCTTTTCTTGTTTCTTTAAATTGGTACTTTACTTGCAGATATGGGATTTTAATTTAGGACAACTGAGGACTCCTGACCAATCTGAAGTGGCATATGGAACAAGCAATGCAGGTTTCACCATCAAGAATTTCGGCAAACTAATGAAAGAAACTTCATCGAGTGACACAAAGATGTTGGGAGATTTGTACCAGATAAATTCCTCTAGCGCTCATGATGATATGACATTGTTTAATGTGAGTTCTTATTATTCTACTAAATTTTATGCCTGGAAGGgtgaaaattttcctagatcAATGTTTATAATGCTAAATCCTCAGAAGTTAACCACCCGTTAGTTCACGATGTTCAATTTATCCTCTTGGATAAGCTATCCAGgaaaatttcagttttttattCGCAGTTTCAATTTTGAAATATGTAATACGTGAATTAGTACAATTTCTGAGTGCAAACTGCATTCATGTGTTTGTTTGACTTGAAAATGCATTTGGAATTCCTCGATCATTTTCTAGTTGAACCGAtatcatttttaatgatttctgGCCTATTTTCCCCAATCCCTTTGTGTCCTAATTTATTCTATCCTTGTGTGTTATGAAACTGCAGAGCTACTCGAATAATCCAACTACCAGCCGAGGTCTAGCTGCATCGGAGAGTGATAACCTATCTTTTGTTAAGCTGAAAGATGCTGGTGGCTGCAACGATATCGGTTTCAACGAACAGAAAATTCTTATTCGAGGCGACGATGTGAGAACAGTGCCACCAAACAGGGCTGATATGGAGCTGCTGGCAAAGAACAGAGGCACCGCCATGCAACGTTACATTGAGAAAAAGAAGAACCGAAGGTACGGTATCTCTCTCTTTCTTGTTTATATATCTGTtgattttgaaagtaaaaatttatgaaattgtgaaatgtttgtttggtACAGATTTGATAAGCACATACGATATGAATCGAGAAAGGCAAGAGCCGATACTAGGAAGCGAGTGAAGGGTCGGTTTGTAAAGGCTTGCGATGCACCTTATGGTTAAAATTGTGACATGTACTGATCTTTTTGCTCTGGCTGTAAATAATTTTGACACTGTTCCAACTGTAAATATATGAACTTTGATTATCCTCGTCTTCTGCTCGTTAATTTTGTTGGTGTAGAGACAGCAGCACAGTTGAGGAAAGTATGCTGGTTTCGATTCTGCTGGTAGGTCCTAAGTGATACTTATGGTATTtggattttctaatttttttacattagtGTATACAAAATCATAAATGTCATATATAATTGGTCCTCTAATTGAAGTTATATAGATGCTTTTTATGAAATATCTTTTATTTGAGGTATAAGAAAATTGGcggaatttatttattttttgataaacgAATAATTGATGGAATTACCAATGGAGTTGGTGTTATCAGTTTTTGTGTAGGAGAGGTTATCAAAAGTGTAGGAGGTGGTCGCATCTCTTCttatctcttatttttttttattttatgcaatcattttttattaatcgaaaagatttttttttttttttttaggaataTTTCGAATTTTCTTGATTCCCATTCAGATAAAAAGTTTTATAAAGTGGTCTATTTTTAGCATGTCTCTTTAAAGTGGAAATAGAATTCatcctttgttttttttttccattcaCTTGAATCTCTTCCGTTTCGTCGATTTTGTCCGGATCCTCTTTTTCTTCTGAAAAAAAGGAACAAGAAGGATCTTCTTCGGTGGATCCCTGTTTAGTCCCCTTCGTTTTGGAAGTAATTCTTTTAGTTtagtattttcatttttaaaagtcTATTAAATGAGTGCATTTAGCCATTTAACTGGAGTAGTATTagagtttaaaataaatttataacttgTTGATACTTGATAAGTTGAATGAAAATTTGAGACATCCATTTCTATATATATActgaaataatatatttaaaaaaaaccctaatagtaaaacaaatttaaatatttgcgggttgttgtaattttattcaaactttttattttttataatagtatcccgattttataattttgttgcaATCCTAGCTATTTCTTTCatgatcaattaaaaaaattcaaatttttagttgaatttataaattaactccGTAATTagcaaaattcatttttcagaatttcaaaatttaacttctaatattaaaaaaacaacataaaaatctaattataaattctcCAATTTTTTGGTGGCTAAAGCAAAAAAAATGAGTTTGAAGCTAAAAATGATggtaaaagttaaataaaactaatagatatgactatgatttttttttttttgataataggTATTATATTGAGacgaaaatttaaaaaaataaataacttgATTGAAGAAAATGCTAAAACAGCAACCAAATATtacaatttggctattattatgaaattaaaatttttagataaaattacaacaatcCACAAAAATTGGGATTTAATTTGTCATTTGGTCTAAGAAAATCAGAAACCATTAATATAATCGTTctatctaataattaatttcaaccATAGACATTATCGCCATACTTATTCAAAATGGCTATTTGATGAAGGGAAATTCTATTTAACCCGAAATTTGTTGGACACAAAATGGCCAGAAAGGATTGTTTTGCAAAAATTTAAACCAGCCATCATAACTTGTATTACCAATAATTTGTAATCCTCACCGCCATTAGGCATTAACTATTACGAAAAATGCCAGTTTTGCATCCCAATATTAGGAAAGCTAATggcatttcatttttaaaaaaaataatagtaatactGTGTACTATTATAACTTtaaggattgggattccctcaagttcattttcaatttgagggggtcatgttcagatctacaccgttcattataaaatgaacggcgtagattaatttaattaaaattgtatctttttaatctacaccgttcattatagatctgaacatgaccccctcaagttgaaaatgaacttgagggaatcccaatcctaaCTTTAAATATTACtgttatttatatttcaaattttaaagacaagttatatttaataatttttttaaaaaataatttatttacaaaagctttgatttaattgaaaaaaaatattttacttaaCGAACCAAATGcatgtgttttaattttattcttttgttataaataaaaatattcgtatcagattaatattaaaattaatatataataatttttcaattgacatatttatatttgacttaccaaaaatcataaatttttgtgtgtttttagcatttaatataatcttttaattttgacatatttaacatgaattttttaattttttgtaattaagaACACGTGTGtgtttatgtaataccccatggATTTGACATCGCCAATTGGATCACGTGTCAAGTTTTAAGTCACCGGAGTGGCGGTAATAGAAAAATTACTGGAAGACTTAAAGTAAATAAGACCCGAGAAAGTCAGTTATGAAATTCCAATATGGAAATTTTGGAACTGAATATCGAATAAAAAAAGTGAGATCGGGACTAAAAAAAGGCtatagattaaaataaaataatttatgagtatGGGGCTAATTATTTTACGTCAAGGTTTGTAAAATAATTCTGAGAAGCTAtgcctaaaattttataaattttggacAAAGTTTGTTCTATCGAGTAGGACTAAGCTGAACCTCAAATATTAATaagatttaatataaaataaaatataagtcccgaACTATTAAATTTTACGCCATCGTtcgtaaaatattttaaaaaaaattactggtAAAGTTTCGTAAGATTCTGAGACGGTTTTTATTTTGGACGCAGATGTTAATTAAAAGATTGGGTTAAAGTACGAGTTTGTTTGAGCTGTTTAAGCCTAGTGGTACTTTAGCCGACCTATATaatgatttcatttcaattgaaaTGAAGGTTCCAGACATCAAAatccatttttctttctttcatcTTCATCGATCAACATCGCCATCACCTAGGGTTACCGTTTCTTTACCGATTTTGACGATTCTTGTTGCAAAACGATCATGAATTAGCGGGTAATCAAGGTAACCTCGTTGTTTTGATATTCAGTTTGGTGAATTTGATATGCGTTTTTGATGTTTCTAAGTGTTGTGGCGAAGATGGGTATTTGGGGAAGTGTCATAAGCACGTCAGAATTGAAGTCGAGGCGGTTTTTGTGCTTCTCACGACGTAAGAGTGTGTCCTCACGACGTGAGCGacatcctcacgacgtgagcgacatcctcacgacgtgaggatggTTCCTCACGTCGTGCCAGGACCAATTCATGTACGAcgttaattgcaaaatttttaGTGCACGAcgttaattgcaaaattttgaaagttcatgtacgtttttgtcaaaattaaaatattatattaaatatcaaaaacacgcaATTTTTAGTGCATTTAAACCTTTATATTTTGGGTGGCATTATTGCcataataataattgataagACTAGTTATTTTGACAAAATCAATTAGAAGAAATTAGATACAAAttataaaagtataattttgtcagaattaactttttttgctttgtttttatcaattattgCTTTGTCAATAGCGTCATCCTTATATATATGGCGTAATAGACTAATATGACAACCACTTTAACATGAAATATACTACGATATTTTATAATCAAGAAATATATAGAATTAAAATAGAGTTGTAGgcgtaattaataaaaaatatataaaatattgagaattacaaaataattacaTATCAAAGATAAACAAAATGGAATGGAATTTGATGACTcacattaaaattaatttggtaGAAATTTACTAAATCGGtgacaatttttttatgataaacctcaaaaaattcaaatatcgTTTGATCTCAACACAATTTTATATAACACATTGGAACTCGAAAGCTTGAGTTCATATTTGTCCTAAATAGAGCTCGACTCGACTTGTATTCTATTTATTCCAAAAATGacatttattgttgtttttaaacgttccataaataatttttacatttttgtcacgacccgattcccggatcgagaccggcgctagggaatgggagtggttgctccgaaacccgtagcaagccttaaaataaaatccatttttccattaaaaacaatttaacttttctttaaaaagttatctcatataaatttgtttcgaaattcactataaatttttcgcggaataaaaTCATACACTTTAAATTCCGAAACGTAATTACTAGGTCAACCATTCCACGGGACCTCTTTTCCATTTTCACAACATGTCAATTTTataaccctttttcaaaacgtttttaggGTAAGACATGCAAATCGCATTTATGCCACGTCGGGCCCACATATGCATTTTGTCTCGATGCCAACAGTTTCAAGACTGTTTTCCACATTTATCTCGGTATCTCAAATACCCGAGAGGCATCTCAAAATAACCATAATAAGCATGCATACATAACATAAATATAAGCGATGAAGATAAAACAGAGTTATAACGTGGCAGTTCATCGCAAAGTAAAAAGCATGCTAAAGTACGTCTGTCTAATCAGTTCTACTGCAGCGCTAAGATAGGTAAATATTTACAAGATACCACATCGTCCAAAACAGAGACTTCATGAACAAGAATATGAAGCCTCACCAAAAATGACAGTCTACGTACCTGAAAAATTggtacaacaacggggtcagattaactggtgagttgacatcttacaaacacacattaaataatttaactcgttataaaatagatatatttaaatatttactaccggttcaatcacagaaacgtaaagcttttgaaatgaaatgctatttctaatccatattcctctaagtctcctttcagacttagattaataaactagtcggctgaacccgtaaattcactcgactctagtttattttccactatcctttacagttctaaacttttgtttagactgttcccaacttttctcatgaactcaacgaccgataacattaagtgttccatgacgccgttagttcttaaatcaatcggccgaactctatcgttctgtcaccgttaacttgttcggggttctagaccgtcgtcttagaagctctcccgcaatgtctggaccgtcgtctcagacttctagaccgtcgtctagattCCCGCATCCTCTTAACGTAAAAttaaatatgcatgcaataactagtgatcacatagtcctattatagcccaaataggatggcacgtttcgtagactcattccataataattttatttactcaaaataaatatacgatatatttaaaatgctttacgatattaattttccacattaaagtaataataataattttattactttaatgtatgcatgtaataatgcaaactcacagactgtcgttcCACAATTATTTATGCACGCTAATCCACATTTAGCTCCTCAGCAATTATTCAATCATTGCCCCGTGAATGCCTCGCATTCCAAGATTGACCTTTCGTCAATTCACTAAACGTttgttaatcaaaacgtttcccactaaTCATCACGATCGACATCGTGGCCCGTACATACACTACGTAtcgggttcaatcttaggaatccaattaaatttcataatttggcCCATCTAAATcttaggtaaattttaccattttaccctttcggaaaaattcccatattttagaaaatactaTTCGGTCcctattaattttcatattccaaaatacccttattccaaatcctcttttataaaaatacaatatacttatatacatcctttaattaaaattttccaattttaattaaataaaacattaattagtttatatctaactaattaattccaactcatttaaaaatataaatcttttgGGTTTAGGCCcaaatcaaaagtttaaaatcttagaaacttttaattaaacaaaGTCAAGGTTTCACTTACCTTTCAAGTCCACCAAAAATCCATTTAGGACATattagtccttatactttcaaatcttgcattttagtccttttaccaaattttaattaattacttacctttttaactttttaactttgGGTCCAAATCATTTAGTTAAGTctaaataaaagtccaaagttcTAAGTCCGGGATCTAATTACGATTTCGGCCCCCTCTTGGCCTTGGtccattttggttcggtttcaaccCGACCAAATCTTGGCTCGGTTAAACAGAGACACCGTGCTCCGTTTACCGGCCGGTAGTGGTTCGCCGACCACCACCCCACTCTCTAAACCACCTATACCAAAATTagccaatcaatttcaaattgaacgaaatttaattctaataaaatatttaatcacacttgattaaatattacaaCTCTAATCACAACATAACAATTTACACAACCAAACATCAATAGCCAACTATTCGGCCACCACACAAAAAATACCATATATCACaattttttaacaataaaacattttcatggcATGCTTATTTACTCAATATTAAACTAAGGAATTTAAAAgtacaatttcttttaaatcataGGTTTATTCGGCTTCAAGCCAACATTAAGCATTTGAACATTTTAAATCCACATAACCATTTAAACACAATCTCAATCTCATCTAATCACCAAATATCATGCCATCTAAACtataaaaatcatttatttgcATTTTTCCATTTATTCGGCCAACAACTATTTATCactcaaatatatttttcaaatatttgcaTCCTAGGCATATACCTACACCATTTCATGCAATTCACAACTtaacatgtatatatatattacatacaAAAATTACCTAAAATATGCCACAACAATCATGGAAAAATTACATACATATTTCGGCATTTCAACAAAATATCCACTAACACATTTTACAAATTTCTATCATGCATCACATTTAAGTTTCTCATCTAAAACAACACATATAACATGAAAATTTCTATAAACCATATAACAATAATCATAAAAGATCACACATATATATTTCGGCAacatcaataaaatatcaaacaatttctatttaaaacttttaattatttttcacatATTTCTAACCCACACATTTCGGTATCTCcttttaaattctcaaaatttaaTCATTTCATAACTAaacttgttttatttttatcttgaTATTTTCGgtttctataaaatttaaaatacccaAATTTTACAACATAACCTTAAGAAAAGCTTTATAATTTCCGAAAATATCAACTACCTTTTattcattttgatttttagCTTAAAGAagcaaaatttattataatcaaACCATACCCATAATTTTGATCATTTTAAAACA is part of the Mercurialis annua linkage group LG3, ddMerAnnu1.2, whole genome shotgun sequence genome and encodes:
- the LOC126675011 gene encoding zinc finger protein CONSTANS-LIKE 14-like, giving the protein MENLKSERKQTVPCDYCSERVAVIYCRADSAKLCLFCDQLVHSANSLSKKHVRSQICDNCGNEPVTVRCSTDNLVLCKECDWDAHGSCSVSAAHDRIPIEGLSGCPSALELADIWGFDLQDKKFDESESLCDDLVMQTEPWVFDKPDGGGGGGGGGGGGVSYFHDLIVPNGKGTIFGNMSYSDVMMASKRQQNPSCGRFTQVIFKQLMELFRRNSASGDSGGEDLVSGTTIGQGINDDGNNVEGKGGDFVNGIDGGGGVITEQEYLQEEAGFTSLLMMPSHMDLKSCGDGVVSNEGHVMCECTANAHGTQIWDFNLGQLRTPDQSEVAYGTSNAGFTIKNFGKLMKETSSSDTKMLGDLYQINSSSAHDDMTLFNSYSNNPTTSRGLAASESDNLSFVKLKDAGGCNDIGFNEQKILIRGDDVRTVPPNRADMELLAKNRGTAMQRYIEKKKNRRFDKHIRYESRKARADTRKRVKGRFVKACDAPYG